The following coding sequences lie in one Aspergillus puulaauensis MK2 DNA, chromosome 3, nearly complete sequence genomic window:
- a CDS encoding 2-deoxyribose-5-phosphate aldolase (COG:F;~EggNog:ENOG410PFNK;~InterPro:IPR011343,IPR028581,IPR002915,IPR013785;~PFAM:PF01791;~go_component: GO:0005737 - cytoplasm [Evidence IEA];~go_function: GO:0003824 - catalytic activity [Evidence IEA];~go_function: GO:0004139 - deoxyribose-phosphate aldolase activity [Evidence IEA];~go_function: GO:0016829 - lyase activity [Evidence IEA];~go_process: GO:0009264 - deoxyribonucleotide catabolic process [Evidence IEA]): MAPNTIKVTLTQLAKMIDHSLLHPTMTDADILKGLKISRDNNVATACVKPYLIPLAKKELTGSTVKVCPVIGFPHGNSTTEIKVIEATDAAKAGGAEIDMVVNIGKVLGGDWEYVTKEIRLINEAVVANGAILKVIFENDYLQPEHIARLCVICTEIGVAFVKTSTGYGFVKQADGSYNYKGATVRDLKLMRENSGEKVQIKAAGGVRTLDDLLHVMSLGVTRIGATATIAILEDAKSRGIGEEPVEVEFKPMEQGETGGY; the protein is encoded by the coding sequence ATGGCGCCCAACACCATCAAAGTAACCCTCACCCAACTGGCCAAAATGATCGaccactccctcctccacccaacAATGACAGACGCCGACATTCTCAAGGGCCTCAAAATCTCTCGCGACAACAACGTCGCTACAGCCTGCGTAAAACCATACCTGATCCCACTCGCCAAGAAAGAACTCACCGGCTCAACCGTCAAGGTCTGCCCGGTTATCGGCTTTCCACACGGCAACAGCACCACCGAGATCAAAGTCATCGAGGCCACCGATGCCGCAaaggctggaggagctgagaTCGATATGGTTGTTAATATCGGCAAGGTCCTCGGTGGGGACTGGGAGTATGTTACCAAGGAAATCCGTTTGATCAATGAGGCAGTTGTTGCCAACGGCGCTATACTGAAGGTGATCTTTGAGAACGACTATCTCCAACCAGAGCATATTGCGCGCCTGTGTGTAATCTGCACTGAGATTGGTGTCGCATTTGTTAAGACGTCGACGGGGTACGGGTTTGTGAAGCAGGCGGATGGGTCGTATAACTACAAGGGTGCGACGGTGCGAGATCTAAAGCTGATGCGAGAAAATTCTGGAGAGAAAGTCCAGATCAAGGCCGCTGGGGGTGTGAGGACTCTGGACGACTTGCTGCATGTGATGAGCTTGGGTGTTACGCGCATTGGGGCCACGGCTACCATCGCGATTCTGGAGGATGCTAAGAGTCGTGGTATTGGTGAAGAGCctgttgaggttgagttTAAGCCGATGGAGCAAGGCGAAACTGGTGGTTATTAG